The Peromyscus maniculatus bairdii isolate BWxNUB_F1_BW_parent chromosome 6, HU_Pman_BW_mat_3.1, whole genome shotgun sequence genome has a segment encoding these proteins:
- the Mllt11 gene encoding protein AF1q isoform X2, whose amino-acid sequence MRDPVSSQYSSFLFWRMPIPELDLSELEGLGLSDTSTYKSKDDSVGQTGAQSTGAEQKSPGGDPLLEYSTFNFWRAPIASIHSIDLDLL is encoded by the coding sequence ATGAGGGACCCTGTGAGTAGCCAGTACAGCTCCTTTCTTTTCTGGAGGATGCCCATCCCAGAACTGGATCTGTCGGAGCTAGAAGGCCTGGGCCTGTCGGATACATCCACCTACAAGAGCAAGGACGACAGTGTTGGCCAGACGGGCGCTCAGTCCACCGGAGCGGAGCAGAAGAGCCCCGGAGGTGACCCCCTCCTTGAGTACAGCACCTTTAACTTCTGGAGAGCTCCCATTGCCAGCATCCACTCCATCGACTTGGACTTGCTTTAA
- the Mllt11 gene encoding protein AF1q isoform X1, producing the protein MGSMRDPVSSQYSSFLFWRMPIPELDLSELEGLGLSDTSTYKSKDDSVGQTGAQSTGAEQKSPGGDPLLEYSTFNFWRAPIASIHSIDLDLL; encoded by the exons ATG ggaagtATGAGGGACCCTGTGAGTAGCCAGTACAGCTCCTTTCTTTTCTGGAGGATGCCCATCCCAGAACTGGATCTGTCGGAGCTAGAAGGCCTGGGCCTGTCGGATACATCCACCTACAAGAGCAAGGACGACAGTGTTGGCCAGACGGGCGCTCAGTCCACCGGAGCGGAGCAGAAGAGCCCCGGAGGTGACCCCCTCCTTGAGTACAGCACCTTTAACTTCTGGAGAGCTCCCATTGCCAGCATCCACTCCATCGACTTGGACTTGCTTTAA
- the Cdc42se1 gene encoding CDC42 small effector protein 1 isoform X1, whose amino-acid sequence MEGVPQGLGGRLWPGEEAAAEGSSLGGREALSPHAFSLVCDRVGRRVSPAMQPLLARAEALPAPSLPDSANSKDGFRNTPPGREPRQRLALHPRLASTPPAGWGATAGQLANGPLTQMYGLKGAPARPQNGRTRGGLGEARKGPQRVGRLCAGHRRTRPSADTWGAAGVQERGAPRCPPAGHAVRPGRAGRRADGPGRSAALGSQPRGFRNRVAGVSALGRPHLCRPALDSPPCRAAAREPGVAEPPPAAATAWTPGGAAGSHISRRQRLPAQASC is encoded by the exons ATGGAGGGGGTGCCCCAGGGGCTCGGGGGTCGGCTCTGGCCCGGAGAGGAGGCGGCTGCCGAAGGAAGCTCGCTGGGGGGACGAGAGGCTTTGTCTCCTCACGCCTTCTCCCTCGTCTGTGACAGAGTCGGCCGCCGGGTCTCCCCTGCAATGCAGCCCCTCCTAGCAAGGGCGGAAGCGCTCCCCGCCCCCTCTCTGCCTGACTCGGCTAATTCGAAGGATGGGTTCCGGAACACGCCACCCGGGCGAGAGCCTCGCCAGCGGCTCGCACTGCACCCCCGCCTCGCCAGCACCCCCCCAGCTGGCTGGGGTGCGACGGCCGGGCAGCTAGCTAATGGCCCTCTAACTCAGATGTATGGATTAAAAGGTGCTCCCGCTAGACCACAAAACGGGAGGACTCGAGGGGGACTTGGGGAGGCTCGGAAAGGACCCCAGCGCGTGGGTCGCCTCTGCGCCGGCCACAGGCGGACCAGACCCAGCGCAGACACTTGGGGTGCCGCGGGTGTCCAGGAGCGCGGGGCTCCCCGCTGTCCCCCCGCGGGCCACGCCGTGCGccccgggcgggcgggcaggcgggcggaCGGGCCTGGGCGGAGCGCTGCGCTCGGCTCGCAGCCCCGCGGCTTTCGTAATCGCGTCGCCGGCGTTTCCGCCCTCGGCCGGCCCCACCTCTGCCGGCCCGCCCTCGACTCCCCGCCGTGCCGAGCAGCAGCCCGGGAACCCGGAGTGGCGGAGCCCCCGCCCGCAGCGGCCACCGCCTGGACGCCGGGGGGAGCCGCAG GATCCCACATCTCAAGAAGACAGCGCCTGCCTGCCCAAGCCTCTTGCTAA
- the Cdc42se1 gene encoding CDC42 small effector protein 1 isoform X2 yields MSEFWHKLGCCVVEKPQPKKRRRRIDCTMIGEPMNFVHLTHIGSGEMGAGDGLAMTGAVQEQMRSKGNRDRPWSNSRAL; encoded by the exons ATGAGTGAATTCTGGCACAAACTGGGCTGCTGCGTGGTCGAGAAGCCTCAGCCG aagaagaggagaagacgGATTGACTGCACCATGATCGGGGAACCCATGAATTTTGTCCACTTGACTCACATCGGCTCGGgagagatgggggctggagatggacTTGCCATG ACAGGGGCCGTTCAGGAGCAGATGAGATCCAAGGGGAACCGAGACAGACCATGGAGCAATTCTAGGGCCTTGTAG